A window of the Lolium perenne isolate Kyuss_39 chromosome 7, Kyuss_2.0, whole genome shotgun sequence genome harbors these coding sequences:
- the LOC127317542 gene encoding reticulon-like protein B18 isoform X2, producing the protein MAAMAMDFPSPAPAAAKLPAPPYHHSPAAHEAMTPPPKPAGQRSPLPSPLQLSGSGYSLHDLLLLSPSPTSRRSRSKQRGAGVDSSLEMAGTPPRRTRRAAAPAGASPRNARRARRRLEKEVEPQEDAVRKARRRKPTWAAPKAVAAVALDKAVAAAAAAEKEEDMNLALVPTPADAPHVTGTDALEQSGWEGLWERIVELVMWKDVAKSALWFGLGSMFFFSCSFSREITFSPISAFCHLGVMILGVAFLKDSVPQSQPLETGRNFRLTEEDLLRTARAVLPFANSLISTAQVIFSGNPSMTLKVLPVLLFGAKYGSLVTLWRLLATGFFSSFTLPKLYMCYSTQIHRTVENVRDRALEAWKSCPRKKLVAGTAVTMCWNLFSIKTRFVAAFISVVILRYNRQHHKADVNPEVKCCQEDQEQEMEVKP; encoded by the exons AtggcggccatggccatggacttCCCCTCCCCGGCTCCGGCCGCCGCAAAGCTCCCCGCGCCCCCGTACCACCACTCCCCCGCGGCCCACGAGGCCAtgacgccgccgccgaagccggcgGGCCAGCGGTCGCCTCTCCCGTCGCCGCTGCAGCTGTCAGGGTCAGGCTACTCGCTCCACGACCTGCTCCTGCTCTCCCCGTCCCCGACCTCCCGCCGCAGCCGGTCCAAGCAGCGTGGCGCGGGCGTCGACTCCAGCCTGGAGATGGCGGGGACGCCTCCGAGGCGGACGCGTCGCGCGGCGGCGCCCGCGGGGGCCTCGCCGAGGAACGCGAGGCGGGCTCGGCGGAGGCTGGAGAAGGAGGTCGAGCCGCAGGAGGACGCCGTTCGGAAGGCGCGCAGGAGGAAGCCCACCTGGGCGGCGCCCAAGGCCGTTGCCGCGGTGGCTCTAGAcaaggcggtggcggcggcggccgcggcagAGAAGGAGGAGGACATGAACTTGGCTTTGGTCCCCACTCCAGCCGACGCCCCACACG TCACGGGAACAGACGCTCTGGAACAGTCTGGGTGGGAAGGTCTCTGGGAAAGGATCGTCGAGCTGGTGATGTGGAAGGACGTCGCGAAATCAGCGCTCTGGTTCGGGCTGGGATCCATGTTCTTCTTCTCCTGCTCCTTTTCAAGAGAGATCACCTTCAG CCCGATCTCTGCATTCTGTCACCTGGGCGTCATGATCTTGGGCGTAGCCTTCTTGAAAGATTCTGTGCCACAGAG CCAGCCGCTGGAGACTGGAAGGAACTTCCGGTTGACTGAAGAAGATTTGCTTCGTACTGCCAGAGCCGTGTTGCCGTTTGCTAACTCCTTGATATCTACCGCACAAGTGATCTTCTCGGGTAACCCGTCGATGACTCTCAAA GTATTGCCTGTTCTTCTGTTCGGTGCAAAATATGGTAGTCTGGTTACCTTATGGAGGCTTCTAGCCACAG GATTTTTCTCCAGTTTTACGCTCCCAAAGCTGTATATGTGCTATTCAACTCAAATTCATAGAACAG TTGAGAATGTTAGAGACCGGGCTCTAGAAGCATGGAAGTCTTGCCCCCGCAAGAAACTCGTTGCGGGTACAGCAGTGACAATGTGCTGGAATTTGTTTAGTATCAAGACTCGCTTCGTGGCAG CCTTCATTTCAGTGGTAATACTGCGCTACAATCGTCAGCACCACAAGGCTGATGTGAACCCAGAAGTTAAATGTTGCCAAGAAGACCAAGAGCAGGAAATGGAGGTGAAACCATAG
- the LOC127317542 gene encoding reticulon-like protein B18 isoform X1, producing MAAMAMDFPSPAPAAAKLPAPPYHHSPAAHEAMTPPPKPAGQRSPLPSPLQLSGSGYSLHDLLLLSPSPTSRRSRSKQRGAGVDSSLEMAGTPPRRTRRAAAPAGASPRNARRARRRLEKEVEPQEDAVRKARRRKPTWAAPKAVAAVALDKAVAAAAAAEKEEDMNLALVPTPADAPHVTGTDALEQSGWEGLWERIVELVMWKDVAKSALWFGLGSMFFFSCSFSREITFSPISAFCHLGVMILGVAFLKDSVPQSSQPLETGRNFRLTEEDLLRTARAVLPFANSLISTAQVIFSGNPSMTLKVLPVLLFGAKYGSLVTLWRLLATGFFSSFTLPKLYMCYSTQIHRTVENVRDRALEAWKSCPRKKLVAGTAVTMCWNLFSIKTRFVAAFISVVILRYNRQHHKADVNPEVKCCQEDQEQEMEVKP from the exons AtggcggccatggccatggacttCCCCTCCCCGGCTCCGGCCGCCGCAAAGCTCCCCGCGCCCCCGTACCACCACTCCCCCGCGGCCCACGAGGCCAtgacgccgccgccgaagccggcgGGCCAGCGGTCGCCTCTCCCGTCGCCGCTGCAGCTGTCAGGGTCAGGCTACTCGCTCCACGACCTGCTCCTGCTCTCCCCGTCCCCGACCTCCCGCCGCAGCCGGTCCAAGCAGCGTGGCGCGGGCGTCGACTCCAGCCTGGAGATGGCGGGGACGCCTCCGAGGCGGACGCGTCGCGCGGCGGCGCCCGCGGGGGCCTCGCCGAGGAACGCGAGGCGGGCTCGGCGGAGGCTGGAGAAGGAGGTCGAGCCGCAGGAGGACGCCGTTCGGAAGGCGCGCAGGAGGAAGCCCACCTGGGCGGCGCCCAAGGCCGTTGCCGCGGTGGCTCTAGAcaaggcggtggcggcggcggccgcggcagAGAAGGAGGAGGACATGAACTTGGCTTTGGTCCCCACTCCAGCCGACGCCCCACACG TCACGGGAACAGACGCTCTGGAACAGTCTGGGTGGGAAGGTCTCTGGGAAAGGATCGTCGAGCTGGTGATGTGGAAGGACGTCGCGAAATCAGCGCTCTGGTTCGGGCTGGGATCCATGTTCTTCTTCTCCTGCTCCTTTTCAAGAGAGATCACCTTCAG CCCGATCTCTGCATTCTGTCACCTGGGCGTCATGATCTTGGGCGTAGCCTTCTTGAAAGATTCTGTGCCACAGAG CAGCCAGCCGCTGGAGACTGGAAGGAACTTCCGGTTGACTGAAGAAGATTTGCTTCGTACTGCCAGAGCCGTGTTGCCGTTTGCTAACTCCTTGATATCTACCGCACAAGTGATCTTCTCGGGTAACCCGTCGATGACTCTCAAA GTATTGCCTGTTCTTCTGTTCGGTGCAAAATATGGTAGTCTGGTTACCTTATGGAGGCTTCTAGCCACAG GATTTTTCTCCAGTTTTACGCTCCCAAAGCTGTATATGTGCTATTCAACTCAAATTCATAGAACAG TTGAGAATGTTAGAGACCGGGCTCTAGAAGCATGGAAGTCTTGCCCCCGCAAGAAACTCGTTGCGGGTACAGCAGTGACAATGTGCTGGAATTTGTTTAGTATCAAGACTCGCTTCGTGGCAG CCTTCATTTCAGTGGTAATACTGCGCTACAATCGTCAGCACCACAAGGCTGATGTGAACCCAGAAGTTAAATGTTGCCAAGAAGACCAAGAGCAGGAAATGGAGGTGAAACCATAG